Below is a genomic region from Isosphaeraceae bacterium EP7.
CGTGCCGAGCACGTCCCGGTAGAGGCCACGGATGAAGGCGTCCGGCGATGTGTGGCTGGCCCGATATTCATTCGAACCGAGGAGCTTGGCCGCCAGAGCCGTGGTGCTCAGCCCTCCCCGCATGCTGGTGACCCAGAAGTCACGCTCGGCGGGCTGAGCGGCCCGCTTGAAGTACGACGTGTAGAACTGATCGACTTGAAGGCCGAGGTGTTCAGTCGAGTCGTAGAGGGCCCTGACCAGGTCCAGGCGAGTCACCCCGAAATCGAGTCGGGTGGTCAGCGTCTCCGCGACTTGCGAGGTGGGAGTCGTGCCGAAGATCACCTGATAAACCGCGTAGACGAAAGCCGTGGGCGAGGACACTGACGCGACGCTGATAGTGAAGGTTCGCGAGTCATGGATCGTCGACCGGAATGGGTTTGACACCAAAACGGTGACGGAATAGCTCCGGCCTCCCTGGAGGAGCGTCGGGGTCCAGGTGAAGGCACCCGTGGTGGGGTCGATGCTGGCCCCCACTGGCGCCCCCGGGGCCAGGCGATATCGCAGGACCGAGTTGCCCGCGGTTGCAGACTTCTTGGCGACAACGCCGACGGCCACGCCCGCGACGACCTGGACATCGGCGATGGGCGCGAGCAGCGTCGGGGCCATCCCGAAGGATCGGGCGGTGATTTGGCTGGCACCAGCGACGGCCACGGCATACCCTCCCCCCGCCGGCCCGGTTAGGGCCTGGCCGTCGCCGGCGATGACTCGGACCGTGTACGTGCCGTCTGGCAGGCCGCTGAACGCGTAATAGCCACCCGCCGTCGTGACCGTGGACCGATCGACGCCGGGGTCGAAGATGCCGTTGCCGTTGAGGTCGAGGTAGACCGTCACGCCCGCCTTCCCGACCTCTCCGGCGTCCCGGACCCCCGAGCGATTGGGGTCGCCGTAGGTCGTGCCGTTGATCTGACCCAGCTGGACATTGTTAAAATTCTGGCTTGTCAAATTCACGATGCCCCCGCCGACATTGATCGAAATGGGCTGCGGGGTGATCGTGGACTGGTTCAGGAGGTAGCCGATCGATCCGATACTCGAACCGTTGTCGTCGCCGTAGAGGAGATCCGGCAGGCCGTCGCCATTCAGGTCGGTCGCGATCAAAGACACGGGCCCGGCGCCGGTGAAGACAGTCGGTGGGGAGGACGTGTCGAATCCGCCGGTCGAGCCGGGGTCGTTGAGGTAGATAGTCGTATAGGCGAAATTGTTCGGATAGGGGTTGCCTGAGTTGGGATTCACGGGAAGGATCGCGAGATCGGGCAGCGAATCGCCGTTGAAGTCGGCCGCGACCAGGTTGGTCACGACCTGCGGGTTCGTGAGGCTGAGCGGTGCGAGGATCGCCTGGACCGCCCAGTTCTGAGTGCCCCCCTGCGAGAGGATCATCACCTGGAATGGAGCGACGCCAGAGACTACGGCCACGTCGGGCATGGAGTCGCCGTTGAAGTCGGCCACCGCGACGGGCCCGCCCCCGGGGTTCTGCGACGTGAAGACGGCGTAAGATGTCACGGAGCCGAACATGCCGGTCGCTGTACCGTAGGCGATGTAGAGGGAGTTCTGGTCGCTGGTGACGATGTCGGGGAAGGTGTCGCCGTTCATGTCGGCGACGGCGAGGCCGAATTGCTCGCCGCCCGCCGGAAAGACAAAGTTGGCCTGCAGCACCTGGGCGGCCCCTCCGCCGGGGAGCAGCACGACAATCCCGCCGCCGACACCAGAGATGTTCTCGTAGACGTAGGCGACGCCGTTCGACTGTGAGCCGGAGACGAAAAGGCCCGACGCGCTGGCCATGGACACGATGCTCGATGGGAGGCCCTGCCAGTAGTTCGGGTTGTCGGTGAAATTTCCGAGGCCGTCGTTCTGCAGGAGCTCAACCGACCCGTCAACGTTGATGACGACGATGTCCGGTGTGCCGGGGCTCCGCACATCGGCCGCCACCAGTAGCTGGGTGTTTCCGGCGGCCGTGTTCACGGCATCCAGGTAGGTTTGGTACGAACCAGTCCCGTTCGAGAGCACAATGTCGATCGCGTTGACGTTGTAGGTTTGCTCGAAACTCAGGACGCCCGAGGCAAAGTCGATGATCCCGTCGTTGTTGAAGTCGGCGGCTGCCAGACCGCTGGGGTATCCTGATGATCCGAAGAGCTGGTTCGTGGTCCCAGGGAAGGAGAATGTTGCCACGACAGGGGACGTCTGCTGCCACTGGGTGCCGGGGGCCTCGGTGATCGTGTAGGGCCCCTGCGCCAGGCCGCTGAACGAATAGTTGCCCGAGGCATCGGTGATCGTGGTGGCCACGGCTTGCCCATTCTGGCTGAGCGTGACCGTGACCCCTGCGAGGGGTGTCTCCACCATATTCAGGCCGGCATCCGTCAGCCCGTTGCCCGTAATCGTCCCGCTCACCGTGACGTACGGCAGGACCCCGAAGTTCAAACCGGTGTCATGCTGGTAGGGGTTGTTGCCAATCGGCGAGGGAATCATCGCCTGCGTGGTCAGGTAGTAGGTCGCCGGGATCGTCGGGATCACGCTGAAGTTGGTGTTGAGCGGGACGTTATAGAAGATGTACCCGCCGGTCGCGTTGGTGATTGTGGTCGGCTCGCCCGGGTCAAACTGGCCATTGTTGTTGAGATCCAGCACAACCGAGATGTTGGGCAAGCCAGGATCGGACGGGTCGTTCGTACCGTCGTTGTTCAGATCCACGAAGACAATGCCGGAGACGCTGGCCAGTTCGTCGATGGCGAAGTCGAGGTCGACGGGGTTGCCCTGGCTCACGAAGACGCCCGGGTTCGTCGAGGCGGCGTCGAGCTGGAATCCCTGGGGGACCGTTACGTAGACGTTGAAAGTGCCGGTCGTCACTGGCGGCGAGAAGAAGGCATAAAACCCGGTCGGACCGGTGGTCGTGAACGGGTCGACGGTCGAATCGAAGACACCATTGCCGTTGACGTCGATGTAGACCTGAATTCCGGAGATGCCGACGTTACCGTTTTTGGGATCCGAGACCGTCCCGCTCAGGATCGGCGTTGGCGTCAGCGAGGCGGATGTCGCGGAGAAGACCGGGACATTGAACCCGTCGTTGATCCTGGCATAAACGACGTAGGGGATGGGATAAAGGCCGTCCAGGTTCCAGTTCGCCGTCATGGCCGGGCCGGTGTAAGCCAGCACCGGCTGACCGCCGATGAGCGTCCCATTTCCCATGAGGGCCGCCGGCGTGGAATACAGGCTAACCGTCGTCTGGCTGGCGAAGGCCGAGTCGACCTGAGAGCCGATGCTGATGGTGGCGTTGCCCGACTGGGCCGGGCCGGGCTGGACCCCGCTGACGGCGACCAGCGGGCGGAACCTGTGATAGGTGGCCGTGATCGTTGGCTGGCTGACCGACTCGCCCGGCGCGGCGACCAAGGTGGTGACGATCGTGTAGGTGCCGGGCTTCAGCGATTGTGTCGGGTCGCTCGCCGAGGCGACGAAGTGGAGGGCGGCGGTCGAGGCGGAGCTGAACGCCGGGACCGCCTGGGCAACCACCGCGATGCCGGCCGGGTTCATCACGACCAGGTTCGAGGAGATCAGGCTCTGGCCCCAGTCGGACTGCACCGTCACGTCGGTGGCACCTGCCGAGAGTTGGTCGTCGCCGATCGTGAACGTGGTCGTGAACGTATACGTCTGGTTGGCAGGGGGAGGTGCCGGGGTGTTTTTCAGGTTGTTCACCGACTTGGTGCCGATCACCTTCACTGTCTTGGAGGCATCGCTGAATTCGTACTCGATGCCGATATCGAACTTGCGGACGATGTCCAGCTCAACCCAGGCCGCGACGAACCCGGTGGGATTGCCGTTGTTGCTGTTGTAGTCCATCAGGAAGTCGATCTGGCCGAGTTCCTTGCCGCCGATGAACGGGATGTGGGCTGGCACCCTCACGTCGGCCTGGGCGCTCAGGCTGAGCGCGAACTGGTCGTCGCCGAGGTCGTGGAACGTGAAGGACGTCGTCAGTTGAAAGACGTCGTCGTACATCGAGAACGACGCGGTGACCTGATAGAGCCCCTGCGCCCAGTCGAGCGTCACCTGACCGCTGCCCGTTCCGTAGAGGCCTTCCGGAAGCGTGGGGGTCGTCGTGATGGGCGGCGGGGTGGTCTGGCTGATAGCTCCGATCGCGAAGCCGGCGTCCAGTGTCAGGCCGTCCTTGTCAACGCTGAACGAGCCTGCGGCGCTGAAGATAGTGACGCTCGTCCCCGCGATCGACACCTCGCCACCGAAGTCGATCCCCATGGCCCCGGACACGATCAGGTTGTTCGGCTGGTCGATATTCTGGACCGTCGCCGACATCATATTCAGGAACAGGCCCGTGTCGCCGATCTCGATTCCCTCGCCGGTCGCCGCCGAGTACGAGAGCGAAAGCTCGTCAAGCTTGCCATTGACGAATGCAATGCTGCCGCCGATCGCCCATCCCTGGGGGAAGAGGACCGAGACAACGACGCTGAAGGTCTCGTTGGGGGCATAATTGACATCGAGCTGCTCGATGGTGAACGCACCCAGCTGGACGTCGTTGAGGGCCAGCGTGAACGCGCCAATGGAGACCACGCCGTTGTCGATGGTCAGGCCATCCTGGCCGCCCTGACCAAGGATCACGCTGGCATTGAAAAGCTCCGGGACCGTGATGCCGCCGGTGATCTGATAGATCGTGCTGCCCGGCTCGCTGACATAAACCAGGTTCAAGGCGTCGAAGTCGATTGCGAGGCCGAAGAGGTCGAGGTTGCCGTTGAGCGTCATATTGACGTACTCAAGAGTCCCCCCCACGATGACCAACCCTGCCGAGATGGACGTGCCGTTGTTGTCGTAATTCCCCTGTAGGCTAGCGGAGATGTTGCTGCCGGACACTGCGATCGAGAGGGCCCCGGAGACGCTGTAAACCGAATTCGCCCCGGCGTCCTGATAGGAGAATGCGAGATCCTTGATGTTGAGGGTCAGCCCGGCGAAGACCGCCGTCCCGTTCAGGTCGAGGTTGAACGCCTGGAGCTGCCCTCCTTGCACGACCAGGCCCTGGCCCGGGAAGCTGGCAGAGAAGCTGATCTGCCCCGCGGTATCAGAGAAGCTGACCGGCCCCCCCGTGATCGCCACCTGCGAGGGTACGCCAACCCCCTGAGAGGCCGTATACGCCATCGTCAGTTTGTCGATGCTGAAGGCCAGGCCACCCAGACTGGCCGAACCGTTAATCGTCAGATCGAAATTCTGCAACTTCCCATTCGAGACGACGACACCGGCCCCAGGGAAGCTCGCCGACAGGCTCAACCCCCCCGCGGTGAAGGTGACCGGTCCACCCGTCAACTTATAGACTTTGCCGGCGGCCGCGTAATCGATGGCGAGGTTAGTGACGTCGAAGGTCGCGCCGGCGAGGCTAGCGTTGCCGGACAGCTGGAAGTCGAAGTCACTCAGCGTGCCGTTGGTGACGACCACTCCCGCGGCGGGGAAGCTGGCCGAGAAGCTCAGGCCGTCCGCGGTGAAGGTGGCCGGTCCACCCGTCAACGTGAAGACCTGTCCGGCGGCCGCGTAAGTGATGGCGAGGTTGGTGACGTCGAACGTCGCGCCGGCGAGGCTAGCGTTGCCGGTGATTGACAGGTCGAAGTCTTGCAGCGTCCCGCCGGAGACCTGCACACCGGATCCGGGTAAGGTCGCCGAGAAGCTCAGGCCATCGGCGGCGAAGGAGACGGGACCGCCCGAGATTGCGAAATAGGACGACACTGCTCCTTGAGATGGGGTGTAGGCGATCGCGAGATTCTGCGCACCGAATGTAGCGCCGCCCACGCTGACACCGGCGGACACGGCGGCATCGAAAATGGCAAGGCTGCCGTTGACGATCGTCAGGCCCGGTGCGGAACTCGGCCCGAAATCCGCAGTGAGTGAGAGGTCGCCCGAGGTGCTGGCGATCCCAGCGCTACCCCAGAGCGAGAAGACGTCGTCGGTGCCCGATGTGGAATATGAGACCGACAGTCCCTGCGCCGAGACCGTCAGGCCGGCGATCGAAAAAGTCTGGGTGAGCGTGGCGGACACGCCGGTCAGGCTGATCCCGGAGTGGGCGACGTTCACGTAATTCGAATCGTCAACCTCGATCGTCAGGCCGACGAATGTCGGCAGCGTCAGAGCTCCCTGGAGCTGGACTCGTGAATCCGTCGTGTCGATCGACCCCGGGTTGTTGAAGCGGAACTCATCGAATGCCAGGCTAGCACCGGCGACCGAAACAGCATCCCCGACGAGCGAGACCCCCGGCCCTACGAGGTCGCCGACGTTGAAGCTGCGAGTGCCCTGGAACAGGGGAACCAACACATCGCCTGCGTCGAGCTTGGTGCGGATCGTGCTGCCCGCGATCTCGAATGTGGAGTCGGCCGAGCCCGTGTCGAACGAGACGGATCCATCGATCTCGACGAGCGGAGTGAAGGCCTCACCCTGGGTGGGAGCAAAACCGACCTGAGTCGTGCCGGTGGCCGTGTACTGAGTGCCGAGAATATTGAAGTTCGCGGACGAGAACAGTAACGAGCCAAGCTGCACCTGGGTCGAGGCGAGCAGCATTCGCTCCTCGAGCCCCTCCACACCAAGCTTCCAGCCCAGCTTGAGGCTGCGAGGTTGCCTCAACCCCCTGGGAGAGGCTGGACGACGAGGCCTGAGGTTCGGCGAGATCAAGGTGCGAGGCATCGAGTAGGCTCCGCGGAGGGCTGGCACTGAGTGGAGAGTCAAGGGAGAATGGGCGTCAGGAGATGCCGATCCGCGATCCGGTTTCGGGGCTTTTGGCAGACTAGACTGCGGCGCCAGGTGGCGAGCGAGAACTCTCGGCCCGGTCAGCTTCACCCCGGGATTGAATCATTTGACCGGGCAGTCACAGATCTACCCGGTCTGCGGTAGTCGCAGTCGTTGGCTGGTAGTCCCGTCGCGACTTCGCGGCTCGATTCCACATGCACAAAGTCAGCGAATACGAGGGAGTCACCCCTTTTCTGCAAAACCTGACAGCGCGTGCTATTTTTTCTGGTGGAGGTCGATTCGTGGTGGACGAAACCCACCTGAGTAAGGGGTTGCGGAGTTGTAATGGATGAACGATCGCTCTCGAGAACAAGTGCCAGCCTCCTTGAAAGGCTCCGGGGCGAGGCCGCAAACCCAGTCGACTGGGCCGTCTTCGTCGGGAGATATGGCCCGCTGATCTATGGTTGGTGTCGCGGCCTGAAGTTGCAGGAGGCCGACGCTCAGGACGTGACCCAGGACGTACTGACCAGGCTGGTGTCCAGGCTCCGCTCGTTCCGATACGACCCGTCGCAGAGCTTCCGTGCCTATACCAGGACGCTCACCCATTACGCCTGGTGCGACTTCGTCGAGTCGCGAAGGCGCCCCGGTGCGCGAGGGAACGGTGATTGCCGGTTCCTCAATCAACTCGACCACGTCGTCGCGCGGGACGACCTCCAGACGCAACTCTCCGACGCGTTCGATCGCGAGGTGCTGGAGATGGCGATGGAGCGGGTCAAGAACCGGGTCGAGACGAGAACTTGGGAGGCGTTCCGGCTGACGGCGATGGAGGGGTTCGCCGGCACCCAAGCCGCCGAGAAGGCCGGCATGGGGGTAGCTGCCGCGTTCAAGGCCAAGAGCAAGGTCCAGCAGATGCTGCGTGAGGAGGTCCGCCGGATCGAACAGGACATGGCGGCTCTATGAACGGGACTACCTGCCCCGCACCCGACCTGCTGGCCAGAATGTTGCAAGAAGAATTGCTCCCCGGTCAGTCCGAGGATGTCGAGCGACACGTCGCTGACTGCCCAACCTGTCAGGACATGCTCGAAGCTCTGACCGACGACAAACGTTTCCTCCCCGGTCCGGCCCTAATTCCCGGTGATCCGGACTCCTCTGCGTTTCTCCGCCGTCTCATGGGCCGCCCGCCAGAGGCACGCTCGGGCCAGCGCACGCCGCTCGCGCCCACAACTCTGGGCGACGTGCTTTTACATCGGAGAGGGGGCCTCCCGGACATCCCCGGGTACGAGATCCTGGATGAACTCGGGCGAGGTGGCATGGGCGTCGTTCTCCGCGCGCGCGAAGTCCGCCTCAATCGGATCGTGGCGATTAAGATGCTGCCGCCGGGCGGATTGACGTCTCCAGAGTTGATCTCGCGATTCAAGGGTGAGGCCGAGACCATCGCCCGGCTGGAGCATCCCAACGTCGTCCGCATTCACGCTGTCGGCGAGCATGAAGGCCTCCCTTATTTCGAGATGGAATATATGGTCGGCGGCACCCTGGCCGACCGTCTCGATGGCACTCCATGGGCCCCGCGAAAGGCGGCGATTCTTGTCGAAGCATTGGCCAGGGGGGTCGAGGAGGTTCATCGGCTCGGCGTCGTGCATCGCGACCTGAAGCCGAGCAATGTGCTGATGAATCTCGATGGCTCACCGAAGATCGGCGATTTCGGTCTGGCCAAAGATCTCGCCGACGATTCGGGCCTGACCGGGACCGGGGTCTTGCTCGGCTCCCCCATCTACATGGCCCCCGAGCAGGCGGAGCACGGGGCCCGGCAAGCTGGAACGGCGGCCGACGTCTACTCGCTGGGCGCGGTACTTTACGAAGTCCTCACCGGACGGCCGCCGTTCCGCGGTGCAACCATCTTCGAGACCTTGCGTCAGGTCCGTGTTAACGAACCGGTCTCCCCCTCCAGTCTTGTGCCGGGGCTGCCTCGCGACGCCGATACGATCACACTGAAGTGCCTGGAGAAGGCCCCTGGCCGCCGCTATGCCTCGGCCGGAGAGTTGGCCGAGGACCTACGACGATTCCTCGATCACAGGCCGATCTTGACCCGTCGCACCGGGCCCGCCGGGCGTCTCCTCAGGATCTGCCGCCGCAACCCCTGGCAGGCCGGGCTAGTCGCGGCCATTGTCGTTCTGCTCCTGACCATCACGGGGGTCTCGATTACCGCGGCAATTCGGGTCGCACACCTGGCCTCGCAAGAGCGCAGGACCTTCTACTTCGCCCGAATGAACCTCACCCAGCTCGCCTGGGAGTCGGCTGACATACGCAGGATGCGCGACCTGCTCGCCCCGTACGGGCGAGACTTAGGCGCCGACGACCTCCGCGGCTTCGAATGGTATTACTGGTGGAGGCTGGCTCACCGGACCTCGGCCGAGTTCGCGGGCCACCGCGGCCTGGTCATCGCCGTAGCCTACTCGGGCGACGCTCGGACCCTCGTCACGGCTGCGCAGGAGGGGGTCATCATCGCATGGGACCTCGCCACCGCAACGGAGAAAGCCCGCTACAAATCGGCTCGCAAGATCCTCTCGCTGGCCGTTTCGTCCGACGGTGAGAAGATCGCGGTCGGCTGCACCGACGGCTCGATCCTGATCTGGGGACAGGGCGATCGCGCCCCTCGACCTCTGCCCAGAGTCGACGGCAAGGGAGTACTCGCTCTGGCCTTCCTGGATGGGCACAGGTTGATCTCTGCCCAGGATCAGAACCTCGACCGCGTCTGGGATCTCGATTCGTGGCGACTCGTCCGCGAATACTCCGGCCCGCCCCTGGCGGCCGGCCCGCTTCCCGACACTCACTATCGGATCCACGCATTCTCGGACGACGGCCGGTTGATGGCCGTCGCCGGCCTTAACGGCACGGTCCTCGTGCGCAAGACCTGCTGCGCCGGCGAGGCGACGCCATCCGTCGTGGACTCGTTCCGCGTCGGCGAGGTGGCCGCGAGATCACTGGCCTTCTCCGCAGATGGGAAGTCCCTGGCCGTTGGGGGGGAGGACCGTTCGATCACGATCCGCGATCTCGTGCGTCGGGAATCCCGAGACAAGCTCAGGAGCCATTCGGCCAGCATCTGGGGACTAGCCTTTTCTCCCAACAGTCGACGCCTTGCCGCGGCCAGCTTCGACAACACCATCACGCTCTGGGACGTCGAGACAGGCCGACTTGAAGCGACCCTCAAGGGGCACAGCGGCCCGATCAATAGCCTTGCCTACTCACCAGACGGTCGATCGATTGCCTCGGGGAGCAACGATGCCAGCGTGAAGCTGTGGAGCATGAGTACCGAAGGGGCAGACGCCCCCGTGGCTAGCCATTCTGCCGGCCTTGTTGTCGTCGCCTACTCGAGCGACGGCCAGGTCCTGGCCGCGGGTTGTCGCGATGGAAGGATCGTCATCTGGTCCGCCTCGAGCGGCGAGCGCATCGCTCAGATCGATCCGGCGCCGGAGAACCCGTCGGGCCATGCCGGCGAAGTCACCGCGATCCTCTACACCCCCGACGGCAAGACGCTCATCTCGGCCGGAGAGCATAGCCCGATCCGATTCTGGGACGCCAAGACTCTAACTCCCCAGGGGTCGATGGGTCGAAGTTCGCCCCCTGGGACAAAGCCAAAGTCTTACGTCTCGCTAGCCCTCTCCTCCGACGCAACGAAGCTATTGTCCGGCTGCGACGACGGCGAAGTTACGCTCTGGGGCCTCGCCGAGAGGGCAGCCCTATCCACCTACCCCGGCCGATCCAAGACCCTCTCCGCCGTCGCCATCTCGCCCGACGGCC
It encodes:
- a CDS encoding SdrD B-like domain-containing protein; the protein is MPRTLISPNLRPRRPASPRGLRQPRSLKLGWKLGVEGLEERMLLASTQVQLGSLLFSSANFNILGTQYTATGTTQVGFAPTQGEAFTPLVEIDGSVSFDTGSADSTFEIAGSTIRTKLDAGDVLVPLFQGTRSFNVGDLVGPGVSLVGDAVSVAGASLAFDEFRFNNPGSIDTTDSRVQLQGALTLPTFVGLTIEVDDSNYVNVAHSGISLTGVSATLTQTFSIAGLTVSAQGLSVSYSTSGTDDVFSLWGSAGIASTSGDLSLTADFGPSSAPGLTIVNGSLAIFDAAVSAGVSVGGATFGAQNLAIAYTPSQGAVSSYFAISGGPVSFAADGLSFSATLPGSGVQVSGGTLQDFDLSITGNASLAGATFDVTNLAITYAAAGQVFTLTGGPATFTADGLSFSASFPAAGVVVTNGTLSDFDFQLSGNASLAGATFDVTNLAIDYAAAGKVYKLTGGPVTFTAGGLSLSASFPGAGVVVSNGKLQNFDLTINGSASLGGLAFSIDKLTMAYTASQGVGVPSQVAITGGPVSFSDTAGQISFSASFPGQGLVVQGGQLQAFNLDLNGTAVFAGLTLNIKDLAFSYQDAGANSVYSVSGALSIAVSGSNISASLQGNYDNNGTSISAGLVIVGGTLEYVNMTLNGNLDLFGLAIDFDALNLVYVSEPGSTIYQITGGITVPELFNASVILGQGGQDGLTIDNGVVSIGAFTLALNDVQLGAFTIEQLDVNYAPNETFSVVVSVLFPQGWAIGGSIAFVNGKLDELSLSYSAATGEGIEIGDTGLFLNMMSATVQNIDQPNNLIVSGAMGIDFGGEVSIAGTSVTIFSAAGSFSVDKDGLTLDAGFAIGAISQTTPPPITTTPTLPEGLYGTGSGQVTLDWAQGLYQVTASFSMYDDVFQLTTSFTFHDLGDDQFALSLSAQADVRVPAHIPFIGGKELGQIDFLMDYNSNNGNPTGFVAAWVELDIVRKFDIGIEYEFSDASKTVKVIGTKSVNNLKNTPAPPPANQTYTFTTTFTIGDDQLSAGATDVTVQSDWGQSLISSNLVVMNPAGIAVVAQAVPAFSSASTAALHFVASASDPTQSLKPGTYTIVTTLVAAPGESVSQPTITATYHRFRPLVAVSGVQPGPAQSGNATISIGSQVDSAFASQTTVSLYSTPAALMGNGTLIGGQPVLAYTGPAMTANWNLDGLYPIPYVVYARINDGFNVPVFSATSASLTPTPILSGTVSDPKNGNVGISGIQVYIDVNGNGVFDSTVDPFTTTGPTGFYAFFSPPVTTGTFNVYVTVPQGFQLDAASTNPGVFVSQGNPVDLDFAIDELASVSGIVFVDLNNDGTNDPSDPGLPNISVVLDLNNNGQFDPGEPTTITNATGGYIFYNVPLNTNFSVIPTIPATYYLTTQAMIPSPIGNNPYQHDTGLNFGVLPYVTVSGTITGNGLTDAGLNMVETPLAGVTVTLSQNGQAVATTITDASGNYSFSGLAQGPYTITEAPGTQWQQTSPVVATFSFPGTTNQLFGSSGYPSGLAAADFNNDGIIDFASGVLSFEQTYNVNAIDIVLSNGTGSYQTYLDAVNTAAGNTQLLVAADVRSPGTPDIVVINVDGSVELLQNDGLGNFTDNPNYWQGLPSSIVSMASASGLFVSGSQSNGVAYVYENISGVGGGIVVLLPGGGAAQVLQANFVFPAGGEQFGLAVADMNGDTFPDIVTSDQNSLYIAYGTATGMFGSVTSYAVFTSQNPGGGPVAVADFNGDSMPDVAVVSGVAPFQVMILSQGGTQNWAVQAILAPLSLTNPQVVTNLVAADFNGDSLPDLAILPVNPNSGNPYPNNFAYTTIYLNDPGSTGGFDTSSPPTVFTGAGPVSLIATDLNGDGLPDLLYGDDNGSSIGSIGYLLNQSTITPQPISINVGGGIVNLTSQNFNNVQLGQINGTTYGDPNRSGVRDAGEVGKAGVTVYLDLNGNGIFDPGVDRSTVTTAGGYYAFSGLPDGTYTVRVIAGDGQALTGPAGGGYAVAVAGASQITARSFGMAPTLLAPIADVQVVAGVAVGVVAKKSATAGNSVLRYRLAPGAPVGASIDPTTGAFTWTPTLLQGGRSYSVTVLVSNPFRSTIHDSRTFTISVASVSSPTAFVYAVYQVIFGTTPTSQVAETLTTRLDFGVTRLDLVRALYDSTEHLGLQVDQFYTSYFKRAAQPAERDFWVTSMRGGLSTTALAAKLLGSNEYRASHTSPDAFIRGLYRDVLGTNPSPREVNAWIRLAGGRFNSEGLARTFLNSRMATARLVTRTYLGDLGRAPSSAEARPWIRRLVARHETPESFVVKVLASDEFYARASRAAGLVPRAVEPILAHPRGPLGRLTPAMRAQAIQGLRAAQVTTVSIPMRSLKPITG
- a CDS encoding sigma-70 family RNA polymerase sigma factor, yielding MDERSLSRTSASLLERLRGEAANPVDWAVFVGRYGPLIYGWCRGLKLQEADAQDVTQDVLTRLVSRLRSFRYDPSQSFRAYTRTLTHYAWCDFVESRRRPGARGNGDCRFLNQLDHVVARDDLQTQLSDAFDREVLEMAMERVKNRVETRTWEAFRLTAMEGFAGTQAAEKAGMGVAAAFKAKSKVQQMLREEVRRIEQDMAAL
- a CDS encoding protein kinase, which codes for MGRPPEARSGQRTPLAPTTLGDVLLHRRGGLPDIPGYEILDELGRGGMGVVLRAREVRLNRIVAIKMLPPGGLTSPELISRFKGEAETIARLEHPNVVRIHAVGEHEGLPYFEMEYMVGGTLADRLDGTPWAPRKAAILVEALARGVEEVHRLGVVHRDLKPSNVLMNLDGSPKIGDFGLAKDLADDSGLTGTGVLLGSPIYMAPEQAEHGARQAGTAADVYSLGAVLYEVLTGRPPFRGATIFETLRQVRVNEPVSPSSLVPGLPRDADTITLKCLEKAPGRRYASAGELAEDLRRFLDHRPILTRRTGPAGRLLRICRRNPWQAGLVAAIVVLLLTITGVSITAAIRVAHLASQERRTFYFARMNLTQLAWESADIRRMRDLLAPYGRDLGADDLRGFEWYYWWRLAHRTSAEFAGHRGLVIAVAYSGDARTLVTAAQEGVIIAWDLATATEKARYKSARKILSLAVSSDGEKIAVGCTDGSILIWGQGDRAPRPLPRVDGKGVLALAFLDGHRLISAQDQNLDRVWDLDSWRLVREYSGPPLAAGPLPDTHYRIHAFSDDGRLMAVAGLNGTVLVRKTCCAGEATPSVVDSFRVGEVAARSLAFSADGKSLAVGGEDRSITIRDLVRRESRDKLRSHSASIWGLAFSPNSRRLAAASFDNTITLWDVETGRLEATLKGHSGPINSLAYSPDGRSIASGSNDASVKLWSMSTEGADAPVASHSAGLVVVAYSSDGQVLAAGCRDGRIVIWSASSGERIAQIDPAPENPSGHAGEVTAILYTPDGKTLISAGEHSPIRFWDAKTLTPQGSMGRSSPPGTKPKSYVSLALSSDATKLLSGCDDGEVTLWGLAERAALSTYPGRSKTLSAVAISPDGRTLAAANGGNRIDLWDAAGSRQDGGLDRAGSDFRSLAFTPDGKTLFSGDAEGRLINWDVGSKRARSVALAHTNHITSLAILDGGRTIASGARDDMIRLWDYDSGELKSTLKGHTGNVMSLAVSPDGMSLASASLDRSARIWRAATSAETRLWLGP